The Procambarus clarkii isolate CNS0578487 chromosome 64, FALCON_Pclarkii_2.0, whole genome shotgun sequence genome includes a window with the following:
- the LOC138354652 gene encoding uncharacterized protein, translating into MKERPDMMEQTIKERPDMMEQTIKERPDMMEQTIKVRPDMMEQTIKERPDMMEQTIKERPDMMEQTIKERPDMMEQTIKERPDMMEQTIKERPDMMEQTIKERPDMMEQTIKERPDMMEQ; encoded by the coding sequence ATGAAGGAGAGGCCAGACATGATGGAACAAACCATAAAGGAGAGACCAGACATGATGGAACAAACAATAAAGGAGAGGCCAGACATGATGGAACAAACAATAAAGGTGAGGCCAGACATGATGGAACAAACAATAAAGGAGAGGCCAGACATGATGGAACAAACAATAAAGGAGAGGCCAGACATGATGGAACAAACAATAAAGGAGAGGCCAGACATGATGGAACAAACAATAAAGGAGAGGCCAGACATGATGGAACAAACAATAAAGGAGAGGCCAGACATGATGGAACAAACAATAAAGGAGAGGCCAGACATGATGGAACAAACAATAAAGGAGAGGCCAGACATGATGGAACAATAA
- the LOC138354653 gene encoding defective chorion protein, FC106 isoform-like produces MKERPDMMEQTIKERPDMMEQTKVRPDMMEQTIKERPDMMEQTIKERPDMMEQTIKERPDMMEQTIKERPDMMEHTIKERPDMMEQTIKERPDMMEQIKERPDMMEQTIKERPDMMEQTIKERPDMMEQTIKERPDMMEQIKERPDMMEQTIKERPDMMEQTIKERPDMMEQTIKERPDMMEQTIKERPDMMEQTIKERPDMMEQTIKERPDMMEQTIKKRANNNNAITASCQLALTLNSTIPTPHHICPITPPPPVALSCVPVPPTPPHYHFNLT; encoded by the coding sequence ATGAAGGAGAGGCCAGACATGATGGAACAAACAATAAAGGAGAGGCCAGACATGATGGAACAAACAAAGGTGAGGCCAGACATGATGGAACAAACAATAAAGGAGAGGCCAGACATGATGGAACAAACAATAAAGGAGAGGCCAGACATGATGGAACAAACCATAAAGGAGAGGCCAGACATGATGGAACAAACCATAAAGGAGAGGCCAGACATGATGGAACACACAATAAAGGAGAGACCAGACATGATGGAACAAACAATAAAGGAGAGGCCAGACATGATGGAACAAATAAAGGAGAGGCCAGACATGATGGAACAAACAATAAAGGAGAGGCCAGACATGATGGAACAAACAATAAAGGAGAGGCCAGACATGATGGAACAAACAATAAAGGAGAGGCCAGACATGATGGAACAAATAAAGGAGAGGCCAGACATGATGGAACAAACAATAAAGGAGAGGCCAGACATGATGGAACAAACAATAAAGGAGAGGCCAGACATGATGGAACAAACCATAAAGGAGAGGCCAGACATGATGGAACAAACAATAAAGGAGAGGCCAGACATGATGGAACAAACCATAAAGGAGAGGCCAGACATGATGGAACAAACAATAAAGGAGAGGCCAGACATGATGGAACAAACAATAAAGAAGAGAGCAAACAATAACAACGCCATCACTGCATCCTGCCAGCTGGCTCTCACTCTAAACTCCACAATTCCCACTCCACACCACATTTgtcccataaccccccccccccctgtggcccTCTCCTGCGTGCCAGTTCCACCCACTCCGCCACACTATCActtcaacttaacctaa